The following coding sequences lie in one Hymenobacter sp. J193 genomic window:
- a CDS encoding YeeE/YedE family protein, whose protein sequence is MKYLKYLVLGTLFGIILTKSEVVSWFRIQEMFRFQSFHMYGVIGSAILVGMISIQLIKRNRLKSIDGEEIKITDKKFNHGIWIGGFIFGLGWALTGACPGPLFAQLGSGIGSAAVLILAALAGTWTYSALREKLPY, encoded by the coding sequence ATGAAATACCTCAAATACCTAGTGCTGGGCACACTGTTCGGCATTATTCTCACCAAAAGCGAAGTTGTCAGCTGGTTTCGGATTCAGGAAATGTTCCGCTTCCAGAGCTTCCACATGTACGGCGTCATCGGCTCGGCCATTCTGGTGGGCATGATTTCCATTCAACTCATCAAGCGCAACCGCCTCAAGTCGATTGACGGGGAGGAAATCAAGATTACCGACAAGAAATTCAACCACGGCATCTGGATTGGGGGCTTCATCTTCGGCCTCGGCTGGGCGCTCACCGGGGCCTGTCCTGGCCCGCTGTTCGCGCAGCTGGGCAGTGGCATTGGCTCGGCGGCTGTCCTGATTCTGGCCGCGCTGGCCGGCACCTGGACCTACAGCGCCCTGCGCGAAAAGCTTCCCTACTAA
- a CDS encoding ThiF family adenylyltransferase, translating into MLRRVIGLQFPEEIAPGQMGMGWLFLIEGTIKETVMGPRGKPVEVAQSHCFYGKASRISPTDALLRVPAVHALHQRTIAVVGLGALGAPMALEFARNQVGKLRLSDYDHVEPGPTVRWPLGIATAGQLKAEAIHEFISAHYPATQVLPIYHKVGGLRGEGMPSEQEVMDTLLTDASLLIDASADKGVSHFLAETARARGIPFISVYATPGGWGGMVMRVAPGHTRGCWMCLQYHMDTGGTIPVPISDETAGTVQAPGCGDMTFTGASFDLQNVVLAAVRLAVSTLSSGVAGGYATTPWDVGVVQLMDADGSLVAPAWSTFPLEVHPLCPYCHCE; encoded by the coding sequence ATGCTTCGACGGGTAATTGGGCTGCAATTTCCGGAAGAGATTGCGCCTGGTCAGATGGGTATGGGATGGCTGTTTCTCATCGAGGGAACTATCAAAGAAACGGTAATGGGTCCCCGAGGCAAGCCCGTTGAAGTAGCCCAATCTCATTGCTTTTACGGCAAAGCATCCCGAATCAGCCCCACCGACGCTTTGCTTCGGGTTCCTGCCGTCCATGCACTTCATCAGCGGACCATTGCTGTGGTTGGGCTCGGCGCATTGGGGGCACCGATGGCGCTGGAATTTGCCCGCAATCAAGTTGGGAAGCTCCGGCTGTCAGATTACGACCACGTCGAGCCCGGGCCGACCGTGCGCTGGCCTCTGGGAATAGCCACTGCCGGCCAACTCAAGGCAGAAGCAATTCATGAATTTATCTCGGCGCACTATCCGGCAACGCAGGTTCTGCCCATCTACCATAAAGTAGGGGGGCTACGCGGGGAAGGAATGCCTTCCGAGCAGGAAGTCATGGATACGCTGCTCACCGACGCCTCCTTACTGATTGATGCCTCCGCCGATAAAGGCGTTAGTCATTTCTTAGCGGAAACCGCCCGAGCGCGGGGCATTCCCTTTATTTCAGTGTATGCCACGCCGGGGGGCTGGGGCGGCATGGTCATGCGAGTAGCCCCCGGCCACACCCGGGGATGCTGGATGTGCCTGCAGTACCATATGGATACGGGCGGCACCATTCCGGTACCAATCAGCGATGAAACGGCGGGGACCGTGCAAGCGCCGGGTTGTGGCGACATGACCTTCACCGGTGCCAGCTTTGATTTGCAAAACGTGGTATTAGCAGCGGTGCGCCTCGCGGTTTCAACCTTAAGCTCGGGGGTAGCGGGCGGCTATGCTACCACTCCGTGGGATGTGGGGGTTGTGCAACTCATGGATGCAGATGGCAGCTTAGTTGCGCCTGCCTGGAGTACGTTCCCGCTCGAAGTTCATCCGCTTTGCCCTTATTGCCACTGTGAATAG
- a CDS encoding rhodanese-like domain-containing protein, with product MFGFNKSAAPAFQNLTPAQFAEGLRQPGAVLLDVRRPDEFAAGHLPGAVNIEVTAPDFGQRVAALDKTKPTYVYCRSGARSANAAGQLTSAGFAQVSNLLGGVLDWPGQLTTK from the coding sequence ATGTTCGGTTTCAATAAATCCGCCGCTCCTGCTTTTCAAAACCTGACGCCCGCGCAGTTTGCCGAGGGCCTGCGCCAGCCCGGTGCGGTGCTGCTGGACGTGCGCCGGCCCGACGAATTCGCCGCCGGCCACCTGCCCGGCGCGGTCAATATTGAAGTCACCGCGCCCGACTTCGGCCAGCGCGTGGCGGCCCTGGATAAAACCAAGCCCACCTACGTGTACTGCCGCAGCGGAGCCCGCTCGGCCAATGCCGCTGGTCAGCTTACCAGCGCCGGCTTCGCGCAGGTCAGTAACCTGCTCGGCGGCGTGCTCGACTGGCCGGGACAACTCACTACTAAATAA
- a CDS encoding rhodanese-like domain-containing protein has translation MKIEQFEDKGLAHFSYAILSECAREIVLIDPARNPQPYYDYAKANDAKIVSIIETHPHADFVSSHLEIAQATGAVIRVSKLLGADYAHEAFDEGQEFTVGKLTFRALNTPGHSPDSISIVLSREGKDEAVFTGDTLFIGDVGRPDLRESAGNMTAKREELAGQMYHSLRDKLMPLAGTVLVYPAHGAGSLCGKALSGANSSTIADEKFGNPMLRELSEAEFVQELLADQPFIPKYFGYDVALNKAGAPDYAPSVQRVPRLAAGTTLETGAVVIDTRPEAEFKKGHADGAINIQQGGKFETWLGSIVGPEELFYLIAADEATLEDLIQKTAKIGYEPLIKGALVGTPATEATMPMLDVAQFRQHPEQYTIVDIRNATEHRDEPIFAGSLNIPLPELRERASEIPTDKPVVVHCAGGYRSAAGSSIVADALPGTKVLDLSEAVKSFQPASATH, from the coding sequence ATGAAAATCGAACAGTTTGAAGACAAAGGCCTGGCTCACTTTTCCTACGCCATCCTGAGCGAGTGCGCCCGCGAAATCGTGCTCATCGACCCGGCCCGCAACCCGCAGCCCTACTACGACTACGCGAAGGCGAATGACGCCAAAATCGTCAGCATCATCGAAACGCACCCCCACGCCGACTTTGTGAGCAGCCACCTGGAAATTGCCCAGGCCACCGGCGCCGTCATCCGCGTGAGTAAGCTGCTGGGGGCCGATTACGCCCACGAAGCCTTTGATGAAGGCCAGGAGTTCACGGTGGGCAAGCTCACGTTCCGCGCCCTGAACACCCCCGGCCACTCGCCCGACTCTATCAGCATCGTGCTCAGCCGAGAAGGCAAGGACGAAGCCGTCTTCACCGGCGACACGCTCTTTATCGGCGACGTGGGCCGCCCCGACCTGCGCGAAAGCGCCGGCAACATGACCGCCAAGCGCGAAGAGCTGGCAGGGCAGATGTACCACTCGCTGCGCGACAAGCTCATGCCCCTGGCCGGCACGGTGCTGGTATACCCCGCCCACGGCGCGGGCAGCCTCTGCGGCAAGGCCCTGAGCGGGGCCAACAGCAGCACGATTGCTGACGAGAAGTTTGGCAACCCCATGCTGCGGGAGCTGAGCGAAGCGGAATTTGTACAAGAGCTGCTGGCCGACCAGCCCTTCATCCCCAAATACTTCGGCTACGACGTGGCCCTGAATAAGGCCGGCGCGCCCGACTACGCGCCCAGTGTGCAGCGGGTGCCGCGCCTGGCCGCCGGCACGACGCTGGAAACCGGTGCGGTTGTCATCGACACCCGTCCCGAAGCCGAGTTCAAAAAGGGGCACGCGGACGGAGCCATCAACATTCAGCAGGGCGGCAAATTTGAAACCTGGCTGGGCTCCATCGTGGGACCGGAAGAGTTGTTCTACCTCATTGCGGCCGACGAGGCCACGCTCGAAGACCTGATTCAGAAAACCGCCAAAATCGGCTACGAGCCGCTGATTAAGGGCGCGCTGGTAGGAACCCCCGCTACCGAGGCCACCATGCCCATGCTGGACGTGGCGCAGTTCCGCCAGCACCCGGAGCAGTACACCATCGTGGACATCCGCAACGCCACCGAGCACCGCGACGAGCCCATTTTTGCCGGCTCCCTCAACATTCCGCTGCCCGAGCTGCGCGAGCGGGCCAGCGAGATTCCGACCGATAAGCCGGTGGTGGTGCATTGCGCGGGTGGCTACCGCTCGGCGGCCGGCAGCAGCATTGTGGCTGACGCCCTGCCCGGCACCAAAGTGCTGGACTTGAGCGAGGCCGTGAAATCCTTTCAGCCCGCTTCGGCAACCCACTAA
- a CDS encoding YeeE/YedE family protein has protein sequence MLELLQQPWPWYVAGPLIGLTVPALLLVGNKALGISSSLRHVCAACVPAGIPFLTYNWRAEIWNLVFVLGIALGGFIGYRVLGHPDVIGISAATVRDLKAEMHLTDFSGLLPRELFALENLANWKGWVFLVLGGFLVGFGTRYAGGCTSGHAISGLSNLQWVSLVAVIGFFAGGLLMTWIIYPMLF, from the coding sequence ATGCTTGAACTCCTGCAACAACCCTGGCCCTGGTACGTGGCTGGCCCTTTGATTGGCCTGACGGTGCCCGCGCTGCTGCTCGTAGGCAACAAGGCCCTGGGTATCAGCTCCTCGCTGCGTCATGTCTGCGCCGCCTGCGTGCCGGCCGGCATCCCTTTTCTGACCTATAACTGGCGGGCCGAAATCTGGAACCTGGTGTTCGTGCTCGGCATTGCGCTGGGCGGCTTCATCGGCTACCGCGTGCTGGGCCACCCCGACGTTATCGGCATCTCGGCCGCCACCGTGCGCGACCTGAAAGCCGAGATGCACCTGACCGACTTCTCCGGCCTGCTGCCCCGCGAGTTGTTCGCCCTGGAAAATCTGGCCAACTGGAAAGGCTGGGTGTTCCTAGTGCTGGGCGGCTTTCTGGTGGGCTTCGGCACGCGCTACGCCGGCGGCTGCACCTCGGGCCACGCCATTTCGGGCCTATCGAACCTGCAATGGGTGTCGCTGGTGGCCGTCATCGGGTTCTTTGCCGGTGGCCTACTGATGACCTGGATTATTTACCCGATGCTGTTCTAA
- a CDS encoding DsrE family protein produces MKNALADPRLQGKLQLELVVFGGGVDVFRKSQPYEAELRALQQQGVLLAQGQNTMKERQISPDELFAFIAYVPTGNGELIIRQQQGWALVHP; encoded by the coding sequence ATGAAAAACGCGCTGGCCGACCCGCGCCTGCAAGGCAAGTTGCAGCTGGAACTGGTGGTGTTTGGCGGGGGCGTGGACGTGTTCCGCAAAAGCCAGCCCTACGAGGCCGAGCTACGGGCCTTGCAGCAACAGGGCGTCCTGCTGGCGCAAGGCCAGAACACGATGAAGGAACGCCAGATTAGCCCGGACGAGCTGTTTGCCTTCATTGCCTACGTGCCCACCGGCAACGGGGAATTGATTATCCGTCAGCAGCAGGGCTGGGCGCTGGTGCATCCATAG
- a CDS encoding bifunctional 2-polyprenyl-6-hydroxyphenol methylase/3-demethylubiquinol 3-O-methyltransferase UbiG translates to MEAFAPSAVDFWDARYAEEAYAYGTEPNTYFRQQLDALPPGRLLLLAEGEGRNAVYAAKRGWEVTAVDFSDEGRSKALRLAVSQRVRLQYRVADLTALAWQQAGYYDAVGLIYAHFSPVDRQAVHAAAASLAPGGHLLLEAFSPRQLGLPSGGPKSAELLYEPATLATDFAGLTLLENHELGVVLHEGSFHAGPANVVRLLATRPSTPESTNSL, encoded by the coding sequence ATGGAAGCTTTTGCGCCAAGTGCCGTCGATTTCTGGGATGCCCGCTACGCGGAGGAGGCCTATGCTTACGGCACCGAGCCGAACACCTACTTCCGCCAGCAGTTGGATGCGCTGCCGCCCGGCCGCCTGCTGCTGCTGGCCGAAGGCGAAGGCCGCAACGCGGTGTACGCCGCCAAGCGCGGCTGGGAAGTAACGGCCGTGGATTTCAGCGACGAAGGCCGCTCCAAAGCCCTGCGCCTGGCCGTAAGTCAGCGCGTGCGACTCCAGTACCGAGTAGCTGACCTCACCGCCCTCGCGTGGCAGCAGGCCGGCTACTATGATGCAGTGGGCCTCATTTACGCCCATTTTTCCCCGGTTGACCGCCAGGCGGTTCACGCCGCCGCCGCCAGCCTGGCCCCCGGCGGACACCTTTTACTCGAAGCCTTTAGCCCCCGGCAGCTTGGTCTGCCCTCGGGCGGCCCCAAGTCCGCCGAACTGCTTTACGAGCCGGCTACGCTGGCCACCGACTTTGCCGGGCTGACGCTACTCGAAAACCACGAGTTGGGCGTGGTGCTGCACGAAGGCAGCTTCCACGCCGGCCCCGCCAACGTGGTGCGCCTGCTGGCCACCCGCCCTTCCACCCCCGAATCCACCAACTCCCTATGA
- a CDS encoding PAS domain-containing protein, whose product MAPGSPASTSLPFPDSLLHDLLDVSLTGVNVLRPVYDPAGEIEDFAIEYLNPAGQRMTGLSAQPGGTLLTRFPASMAAGILVYYRRVYTDGYTGLHEINYQADGLDNYFRLAARRSGDWLVVSFTDTSDQDRSAVELALRDSQAREQALRSEAEEQRNALRSFVEQAPVAVAVYRGPQHRVELANAATLAIWDRPLPDVLGRPVFEVLPEAATPEVVALFDRVYATGTAHTAHEQPTTLVRHGQRQEVYWNFVFQPEFLPDGRVIGIRSVGTDVTEQVRARQQLEQLNQDLETRVQARTQEALILQADLLAAARRQADQQTLLHEVFAQTPAPIALLRGPGHRFEYVNAAYQAFFSAGPLAGREVADAAPELAAQGFGALLDRVYHTGETYFGAEAPFAPVPVNGEPPARCTSTLPTKPTAKTSR is encoded by the coding sequence ATGGCTCCCGGTTCCCCCGCCTCAACTTCCCTGCCCTTTCCCGACAGCCTCCTGCATGACCTGCTCGACGTCTCGCTCACCGGCGTCAACGTGCTGCGCCCGGTGTACGACCCGGCCGGGGAAATCGAAGATTTTGCCATCGAGTACCTCAACCCCGCCGGCCAGCGCATGACCGGCCTCTCGGCCCAGCCCGGCGGCACGCTGCTCACCCGCTTCCCCGCCTCCATGGCCGCTGGCATCCTAGTCTACTACCGGCGCGTCTACACCGACGGGTACACCGGCCTGCACGAAATCAACTACCAGGCTGACGGCCTCGACAACTACTTCCGCCTGGCGGCCCGGCGCAGCGGCGACTGGCTCGTCGTCAGCTTCACCGACACGTCTGACCAGGACCGCAGCGCCGTCGAGCTGGCCCTGCGCGACAGCCAGGCCCGCGAGCAAGCTCTGCGCTCCGAGGCCGAGGAGCAGCGCAACGCCCTGCGCAGCTTCGTAGAGCAGGCTCCCGTGGCGGTGGCCGTGTACCGCGGGCCGCAGCACCGCGTGGAGCTGGCCAACGCCGCCACGCTGGCCATTTGGGACCGCCCGCTCCCCGACGTGCTCGGCCGGCCGGTGTTCGAGGTGCTGCCCGAGGCCGCTACCCCCGAGGTGGTGGCCCTCTTCGACCGGGTCTACGCCACCGGCACCGCCCACACGGCCCACGAGCAGCCCACCACCCTCGTCCGGCACGGGCAGCGGCAGGAAGTGTACTGGAACTTCGTGTTCCAGCCCGAATTTCTGCCGGACGGCCGCGTCATCGGCATTCGGTCCGTGGGCACCGACGTCACCGAGCAAGTGCGGGCCCGCCAGCAGCTCGAGCAACTCAACCAAGACTTGGAGACCCGCGTGCAGGCGCGCACCCAGGAAGCCTTAATCCTGCAGGCTGACCTGCTCGCCGCCGCCCGGCGGCAGGCCGACCAGCAAACCCTGCTCCACGAGGTGTTCGCGCAAACCCCGGCCCCCATTGCCTTGCTGCGCGGCCCCGGCCACCGCTTTGAGTACGTCAACGCCGCCTACCAGGCCTTTTTTTCCGCGGGGCCACTGGCGGGCCGCGAGGTGGCGGACGCCGCGCCTGAATTGGCCGCGCAAGGCTTTGGGGCGCTGCTGGACCGCGTCTACCACACCGGCGAAACCTACTTCGGGGCCGAGGCGCCCTTTGCGCCCGTGCCGGTGAACGGTGAGCCCCCCGCACGCTGTACTTCAACTTTACCTACCAAGCCTACCGCGAAAACGAGCAGATAG
- a CDS encoding sulfite exporter TauE/SafE family protein, translating to MFHYLGYFAAIFIGLSLGIMGGGGSILTVPVLVYLMGVSPVLSTAYSLFVVGSTSVVGAWGYFRKGLVSLKTAVVFLLPSLLAVFAVRKLLMPAIPHKLFTLGSIVFTKDLLVLVSFAVLMVVAAVSMIRSKQAEVVLDEELHRKHAFNYPLVLGIGLVVGTLTGFVGAGGGFLIIPALVLGARLPMKLAVGTSLAIIALNSLIGFTGDLSAGTPIAWSFLAGFLAFALGGIVLGTYLARFIPGAKLKPAFGWFTLAMGTFILTKELLFHHP from the coding sequence ATGTTTCACTACCTCGGTTACTTCGCGGCTATCTTCATTGGCCTTTCGCTCGGCATTATGGGCGGGGGCGGCTCCATCCTCACCGTGCCGGTGCTGGTGTACCTGATGGGCGTGAGTCCGGTGCTGAGCACGGCCTACTCGCTGTTCGTGGTGGGCTCTACCTCCGTAGTAGGCGCCTGGGGCTACTTCCGCAAGGGGCTGGTGTCGCTGAAAACGGCCGTGGTCTTTCTGCTGCCCTCACTGCTGGCCGTGTTTGCGGTGCGCAAGCTGCTGATGCCCGCCATCCCGCACAAACTGTTCACGCTGGGCAGCATCGTGTTCACCAAGGACCTGCTGGTGCTGGTATCCTTTGCCGTGCTGATGGTCGTAGCCGCTGTCTCCATGATTCGCAGCAAGCAGGCCGAGGTCGTGCTCGACGAGGAGTTGCACCGGAAGCACGCCTTCAACTATCCGCTCGTGCTGGGAATTGGCCTGGTGGTGGGCACGCTCACGGGCTTTGTGGGCGCGGGTGGCGGCTTCCTGATTATTCCGGCCCTGGTGCTGGGGGCCCGCCTGCCCATGAAGCTGGCGGTGGGCACCTCGCTGGCCATCATTGCCCTGAACTCCCTAATAGGTTTCACCGGCGACCTGAGCGCGGGCACGCCCATTGCCTGGTCGTTTCTGGCGGGCTTCCTGGCCTTCGCCCTCGGCGGCATCGTTTTGGGAACCTACCTGGCCCGCTTCATTCCGGGGGCCAAATTGAAGCCCGCTTTCGGCTGGTTCACGCTGGCGATGGGCACGTTTATTCTCACCAAAGAGCTGCTGTTTCATCATCCCTAA
- a CDS encoding OprD family porin, with protein MLPRWLLPGVALLIGARPAHAQSAPPDTLLRHAAPAAIAAPPAPLAADSTAPLSLPQALHRGTFSGHIRTVFMATLNRSTAPDYYAHGVGAGLRYETQAWHGLQVGLEGFFLKKLYASSLAAEPGRPESRYELSLFDQEHPHSRELLHQVEELWVRWQARPGWQLTYGRQQLDTPLLNSQDSRLSPNFVQGLWVVGHLNAATTLQGGWLTHVAPRSTDRWYRLDEAVGRYSMGVAPDSSRASYLGRVRTHGLAVLGLRRTLGPHTTVQAWQYFADHLLATSWLEGTRTLTRPAGTWTVSGQVLWQHSLTNDVESPPSHRYSEPSEQARVLSTRLAYQRRAWQVAAQYTRVSAHGRYLFPREWGREPFYTTLPRERIEGAGDVHALGASLAWQRPHAPRLEAGYGYYNLSKQARLNKYSLPDFHQLNLTLTHAFASTADGLRLRTLYAAKWGG; from the coding sequence ATGCTTCCCCGCTGGCTCCTGCCGGGCGTTGCGCTACTCATCGGCGCACGGCCCGCTCATGCCCAATCCGCTCCACCTGATACGCTGCTGCGGCACGCTGCCCCGGCGGCTATCGCTGCGCCTCCGGCCCCGTTGGCAGCCGATTCCACCGCCCCGCTTAGCTTACCCCAGGCCCTGCACCGGGGTACCTTCAGCGGCCACATCCGCACCGTGTTCATGGCCACGCTCAACCGCAGCACTGCCCCCGACTATTACGCCCACGGCGTGGGGGCCGGCCTACGCTACGAAACCCAAGCCTGGCACGGCTTGCAGGTGGGCCTAGAAGGCTTCTTTCTGAAAAAGCTGTATGCCAGTTCGCTGGCCGCCGAGCCGGGCCGCCCGGAAAGCCGCTACGAACTGAGCCTCTTCGACCAGGAGCACCCGCACAGCCGGGAGTTGCTGCACCAGGTGGAGGAACTGTGGGTACGCTGGCAGGCCCGACCGGGCTGGCAGCTCACCTACGGCCGGCAGCAACTAGACACGCCCCTGCTCAACTCCCAGGACTCGCGGCTGAGTCCCAACTTCGTGCAGGGCCTGTGGGTAGTAGGCCACCTCAACGCGGCCACTACCCTGCAGGGCGGCTGGCTGACGCACGTCGCGCCCCGTTCCACCGACCGCTGGTACCGGCTGGACGAGGCCGTGGGCCGCTACTCAATGGGAGTAGCCCCCGACAGCAGCCGGGCCAGCTACCTGGGCCGGGTCCGCACGCACGGGCTGGCCGTGCTGGGGCTGCGGCGCACACTGGGACCGCACACCACCGTGCAGGCCTGGCAGTATTTTGCCGACCACCTGCTGGCCACCAGTTGGCTGGAAGGCACCCGGACTCTGACGCGCCCCGCCGGCACCTGGACGGTCAGCGGCCAGGTGCTCTGGCAGCACAGCCTAACCAACGACGTGGAAAGCCCGCCCAGCCACCGTTACTCGGAGCCCAGCGAACAGGCCCGCGTCCTGAGCACCCGCCTGGCGTACCAGCGGCGGGCGTGGCAGGTGGCCGCCCAGTACACCCGCGTCTCGGCCCACGGCCGCTACCTGTTTCCGCGCGAGTGGGGCCGCGAGCCGTTTTACACCACCCTGCCCCGCGAGCGGATAGAAGGAGCCGGCGACGTGCACGCGCTGGGGGCCAGCCTGGCCTGGCAACGGCCGCACGCCCCCCGGCTGGAAGCGGGCTATGGCTACTACAACCTGTCGAAGCAGGCCCGCCTCAACAAGTACAGCCTGCCCGACTTTCATCAGCTGAACCTCACGCTCACCCACGCCTTTGCCAGCACGGCCGATGGGCTGCGCCTGCGCACGCTGTACGCGGCCAAGTGGGGGGGCTGA
- a CDS encoding IS110 family transposase yields MDSRQCLHFGKETTFENTPIGFTDLLHWVTRQQQVAAPLWFVVEATGVYYEELAYFLADQQQLLSVLLPNKVKHFARSTELKSKTDQLDARLLCRLGLERALPAWQPPTPALRQLRALARERQVLTKQGAQLKARVHAYQHSYQPDSRTLARLAAQQQLVQEQVAALDQDLAELQAAEPELARKLQQLTSIPGIGLTTAVIVVAETSGFALVENERQLASYAGLDVVQRQSGLSAHATRISKRGNTRLRTALYLPALSSLRHNPRQIAFYARLRTRHPSGKPGVIAVMRKLLVLCYALWKTDRVYDPDYPTAHLVGQEIAPATEAGPRLRRMNAHVLLQRLEDK; encoded by the coding sequence GTGGACAGCCGCCAGTGTCTGCATTTCGGCAAGGAAACTACTTTTGAGAACACGCCAATCGGCTTTACTGACCTGCTGCACTGGGTGACCCGGCAGCAACAGGTGGCCGCTCCGCTCTGGTTTGTGGTCGAAGCCACCGGCGTCTACTACGAGGAGCTGGCGTACTTTTTGGCCGATCAGCAGCAGCTACTCAGCGTGCTGTTGCCCAACAAAGTCAAGCATTTTGCCCGCAGCACCGAACTCAAGAGCAAGACCGATCAACTCGACGCGCGCTTGCTGTGCCGGCTGGGGCTGGAGCGGGCGTTGCCGGCCTGGCAGCCGCCTACGCCAGCGCTGCGGCAACTGCGGGCGCTGGCCCGCGAGCGGCAGGTGTTGACCAAACAGGGGGCGCAGCTCAAGGCCCGCGTGCACGCCTACCAGCACAGTTACCAACCTGACAGCCGCACGCTGGCACGTCTGGCCGCCCAACAGCAACTGGTGCAGGAGCAGGTAGCGGCCCTGGATCAAGATCTGGCCGAGCTTCAGGCGGCCGAGCCGGAGCTGGCGCGCAAGCTGCAGCAGCTGACGAGCATTCCCGGAATTGGGCTGACGACGGCCGTCATCGTGGTGGCCGAAACCAGCGGCTTTGCTCTGGTCGAGAACGAGCGTCAACTCGCCTCCTATGCCGGCTTGGACGTGGTGCAGCGGCAAAGCGGCCTCTCGGCGCACGCGACGCGCATCTCCAAGCGCGGCAACACGCGCCTACGTACGGCGCTTTATTTGCCCGCGCTCAGCAGCCTGCGCCATAACCCGCGGCAAATCGCCTTTTATGCCCGATTACGTACCCGCCACCCCAGCGGCAAGCCCGGCGTCATTGCCGTTATGCGCAAACTGCTTGTGCTCTGCTACGCGCTCTGGAAAACGGACCGGGTGTATGATCCTGATTACCCCACTGCCCACCTAGTGGGGCAAGAAATAGCCCCGGCCACCGAAGCTGGGCCGAGGCTACGCAGGATGAACGCGCACGTCCTCCTTCAGAGACTCGAAGATAAATAA
- a CDS encoding MFS transporter, producing MKAPQLGLRENWHQFALLVLINAFVGGMVGLERSILPRLAEQEFHLVARSAILSFIVVFGLTKAVANYYAGAWANKIGRKNLLLIGWLFGLPVPLLLLWAPSWGWVIAANVLLGLNQGLAWSSTVVMKIDLVGPKQRGLAMGLNESAGYLAVAATAFASGWLATEYGLRPYPFYLGIVLAVLGLLGSLLVRDTRHHVALEAAQAPTTPTGPPLSFWDVSWRHPNLGSVTQAGLVNNLNDGMVWGLLPLLLASKGFTLTQIGTVAAVYPAVWGLGQLVTGPLADKLCKKDLLFWGMLLQGAVLLVMLFTDGYPAFLGLAALLGAGTALVYPTFLAAVAEYSPLPQRAHSVGIFRFWRDAGYAIGALLTGVLADAFGLGAALATIGGLTVLSALVIWRRMYCLPVASSGESPRHCGTHHYGHSVSPPLVIS from the coding sequence ATGAAAGCACCCCAACTCGGTCTGCGTGAAAACTGGCACCAGTTTGCGCTGCTGGTGCTCATCAACGCCTTCGTGGGCGGCATGGTGGGATTGGAGCGTAGCATCCTGCCCCGGCTGGCCGAGCAGGAATTCCACCTAGTGGCCCGCTCGGCTATTCTTTCCTTTATCGTTGTCTTCGGCCTCACCAAGGCCGTGGCCAACTACTACGCCGGAGCCTGGGCCAATAAGATTGGACGCAAAAACCTGCTGCTCATCGGCTGGCTGTTTGGTCTGCCCGTGCCGCTGCTACTGCTCTGGGCGCCCTCGTGGGGTTGGGTGATTGCGGCCAACGTGCTGCTGGGGCTTAACCAGGGCCTGGCGTGGTCGAGTACGGTAGTGATGAAGATTGACCTCGTAGGGCCAAAGCAGCGTGGGCTGGCCATGGGCTTGAACGAGTCGGCCGGCTACCTGGCCGTGGCGGCTACGGCCTTCGCCTCGGGCTGGCTGGCCACCGAATACGGCCTGCGGCCCTACCCGTTCTACCTCGGCATCGTGCTGGCGGTGCTGGGTTTGCTGGGCTCGCTGCTGGTACGCGACACCCGCCACCACGTCGCGCTGGAAGCCGCGCAGGCCCCGACCACCCCCACTGGTCCGCCGCTGTCGTTCTGGGACGTGAGCTGGCGGCATCCCAACCTGGGCTCCGTCACGCAGGCCGGCTTGGTCAACAACCTCAACGACGGCATGGTGTGGGGTTTGCTGCCGCTGCTGCTGGCCAGCAAGGGCTTCACGCTCACGCAGATTGGTACCGTGGCCGCTGTGTACCCGGCCGTGTGGGGCCTGGGCCAGCTGGTCACCGGCCCGCTGGCCGACAAGCTGTGCAAGAAAGACCTGCTGTTCTGGGGTATGCTGCTGCAGGGCGCGGTGCTGCTGGTCATGCTGTTCACCGATGGGTACCCGGCGTTTCTGGGGCTGGCGGCGCTGCTCGGTGCGGGCACGGCGCTGGTATATCCCACGTTTCTGGCGGCGGTGGCTGAGTATTCGCCGCTACCGCAGCGGGCGCACAGCGTGGGCATCTTCCGCTTCTGGCGCGACGCGGGCTATGCCATTGGGGCGCTGCTGACGGGTGTACTCGCCGATGCGTTTGGCTTGGGGGCGGCGCTGGCCACAATCGGCGGGCTCACGGTACTTTCCGCCCTGGTTATCTGGCGGCGCATGTATTGCCTGCCCGTTGCGAGTAGCGGAGAGTCGCCCCGGCACTGCGGAACGCACCATTATGGACACTCTGTTTCCCCGCCGCTAGTCATCAGCTAA